The segment CAAAGAGCACCAGCCCTTAGATGAGCAAGGGCGGCTGATCGATCGCACCCCCGCCGATGCCTTAGCAGCACAGCTTCCTGGCGCACGGGGCACCCTAACCACCCTCGATCAACAGGAAAAGCGACAAGCGCCGCCGCTACCCTATTCGCTCTCCGCGTTACAAGTAGATGCCGCGCGCCGCCATGGGCTTTCCGCACAGATGGTGCTGGATATTTGCCAGCGGCTTTATGAACAGCACAAGTTAATCACCTACCCTCGCTCCGACTGCCGCTACCTGCCCGAAGAACATCTAGCGCTGGCCCAGCGTAGCTTGAGCAGCGCCTGCCAAAACGATGACACGCTGCGTCAGTGGCTGGGTGGTGCTGACTTTACCCTGCGCTCAAAAGCCTGGAACGACAAACAGGTAGGCGCGCACCATGCCCTAGCGCCCACCGGCAAGCCCGCAGACTTTAGCCAACTTTCCGCCACTGAAGGCCATGTATTTCGGTTAATTGTGCGCAATGTGATGGCGCAGTTTTATCGGCCGCTGCGCACCTTTGAGGTGAAAGCAGAGTTCACCCTGCTAGATGAAGCTTTCCGTGCCCGCGGCCAGAGCATTCTTGATCACGGTTGGAAGCCACTCTTCACCACCCGCGACGAAACTCCGCCGCTACCGCCGCTCACTCAGGGGGAAGCCTGCCCAGCGCTTGGCGCAGGCGTTGAGGAGAAAGAAACTCGCCCGCCAGAGCCGTTCACTGATGCCAGTTTAATTAAAGCGATGATGAACATTGGCCGCTACGTGGATGACCCTAACGTGCGCCGTACGCTACGTGACACCGACGGCCTTGGCACCGAAGCAACCCGTGCAGGTATTATTGAAACGCTGGTACAGCGTGGCTACTTGGTACGTCAGCAAAAAGCCCTGCGTGCCACTAAACTCGGCTGCGCGCTGATTGCCGCCTTGCCAAGCGCCGTAAGCACGCCAGAACGCACTGCGCTTTGGGAACAGCGGCTTAGGGCGATCTCAGAACAGCAGGATGACCCCGGCGCATTTCAGCAAGCACTCTTGGATGATCTACGTGGCCTGCTCACCCACAGCGATGCGGCCAAGCTGAGACACAGCCTACAGACCGCCCAAGGTGAAGATACCTCACCTGCCAAACGCGGGACAAAAACACGCAAAAGCTACACAAAAAGAAAAAGTACTGCAGGCAGGACAAGTACGACAGATAGGAAAAGTACGACAGGCAGGAGGAGCACCACAGCCAAGAAAAAAACCAGTTAATTGGCAAAGGTTAAAAGCTCAACCAAATCAAAAAAATCAATCCATAAACGGCCAGCGTCCCTAAGGTCACTGGCCCTAGAACGCGCACCTTTTGCCCGCAGAAAACAACTCCGTCGCTCCCTTCAAGCACCATTGCACGGTCTGCAAATTTCTTATAGCGGTAACTTGCAACCACTTCAAAACCAGCAAATAAAAAAGCAGCAACAATGCCAATGGCACGCATATAGTTAGCATCACTTACACAGACTTGGTTCAAAAAGTAATTAGAAGCCAAGATGCCCACGGTTAAAGCAACACAAATCCCCAGCATGACAAAACGTATCGCGCCAAGGTGGCGGAGCTGGTTCATTAGTTCAGAGAATTGAACGTCTGTTGTTATGGTCGACATATCACTTCCCCGCTGCGGGTCAGGTAAGCTGCATCGATGAGGAGATCCTCACGGAGAAGTACACCACTCTCTGCTACGTTCAACCATACGAAATTAAAATCGACCTACCTAGCTGTTACGCTCAATCCATATCAGCAAAATAGATGAAAATACTCATTAATAGATGGTACTAACGCCGAAGAAAATTACTTACTACTTTTCAGTGCGCCCGACCCTCTCAAGGGAAACATCCAGCAGTACAAGCTGCTAATCCAAAAGCAATATTATTAGCACTAATTCGATAGGTTAAGCTGCCAAGAAACACCATACCTATCGTTCAGCCAACCAAACTTCTCGCTAAAGCCATAATTAGCCAATGGCATCAATTCAGTACCGCCTTCTCCCAAGGCTCGAAATGCTTCTTCGATTTCGCGTTCTGACTCACACTCAACACGCAAGGAGATAGATGGCGTAAAACTAAACTGATGATCAAGATGGCTATCCATTGCCATGAAGGTGGTGTTATTAATTGTGAACCACGCAGCCTTAACCGTCCCGGCGGGTTCATACTCACTAGTTTCATGATGCTGAATATCAATAATCTTCGAGTTGGCAAACACAGATGTATACAGCTTAATGGCCTCTTCTGCTTTACCGGCTTGAGCACCCACAAACATCAGCGACGTTGTTATAGACTTCATGTTGGCCTCCGTTTCGGTTTTAAGTAGCCCGCTTTCTCGGCAATATCTGCAAAATAGTGCGATATCATGGACATGCTCAGATATCGCACGGGGCTGACCATGTCTTATCTAATAACAGTCTATGTCTCATCTGATAACAGTGGCGGCATAGGGCAGTCGAGGATATCGGCCATTACTCGGAACAACTCAGCTTCGGCTGGGCGAATATGTCCGCTATGCTCAATGCAGCGCGCCATGGCTTGCAGAAGAACGGGCTTTTGCAACGGCTTTAAGCGCCGTAAGCGCTCCACGGCCAAGCTTAATGCCCGCATATCACTTACCTCGTCAATTGCAGACAAGGCGAACGGCAGCTCGCTTTCCGCTGCATTAATCGCTGCGCTAATCTCGTCAGGGTTATCCTGGCCAGCCGCTGCCAGCACACTGAGTAGGCGCTGGCACTCTCGCTGTAAATCGCCGAGTTTAAGATGAGCGAGTCCACTGTTCTTTTCGCCCAGATTGTTCAACAGCAGCTGATACAGCGTCCATTCAAACAAGCTGACGTGGCCATCCGCGTTGATCAACCGCTCCATACAGAGGCGAAAGTGCTGAGACTGCTCAACGGAAAGTGACTTTAAGGCTGGTAGTGCCAACTCAACCAGCGGTAGGCGTAACGCCACCTCCAGCCTCAATACTTCGGGGCCAATGTCTATCAGCACTCGATAAACATCTGGCAAGGCAATTTGTTGTAATGCCTCTAACTGCTGCTCACGAACTGGCTGTTCATCGCTTAACAGCAGCGCATAGATTAACGCACGAGCAGTATAGGGTTCATGGGCTGCGGTTTTGATTCGTTCTGGCAGCGCCTCTAGCGTTGCCCTGGCTTGCGCCAGATGGCGTTGACTGGGCTGGCCGATAGCGTTAATGGCCGTTTGAGCAGAAGCTGCGGTTAATACAGCAGTCAACGTCCCTCTGCTTAGCTTCGCATCAGAACGGTCGTCACTGCCACCTTCACTATCATCTTCATTATCTACTGAACCAAGGGCGTCATGATCAGTGTGCCGCGGGGGCCAGCGAACCTCAAAGCGGCCATCCCAGTCTGGCATTACCCGCTGAATACGATTTTTAAGTGGCGGGTGGGTTGCCATCATACGCGTAAACCCCAGCTTTATGCCCTGGCCGAAAAACAGGTGGCTGAATTCCGCTGCCTGAGGCGCTTTCAGATAGGAACCCTGGCTATGCGAGCCAATCTTGACCAGCGCATTACCAATGCCATAGGGGTTACGGGTGAACTGTACTGCCGAAGCATCCGCCAAATATTCGCGCTGACGACTGACCGCTGACTTAATCAAATTGCCAAAAAAGGTGCCTGCATAGCCGACCACCATTAGCGCCGCTCCCAACCCCAAAATTACCGCCGCGGAGTTGTTACGTTTATTGCCGCCAGCACGCCGATAGCGCATGCTACGTAGCAAAATACCACCCAATAACCCAATCAATAGAATACCGTGGAGGATGCTCACCAAGCGTATGTTTAGCCGCATATCGCCGTACAGAATATGACTAAATTCATGCGCAACGACCCCCTGCAACTCATCCCGTGTCAGGTTGCGTATGGTGCCACGGGTGATACCGATCACCGCATCGGTGGTTTGGTACCCTGCCGCAAAAGCATTAATGCCCTCTTCCTCTACGACATAAACAGAGGGCACCGGCGTACCCGATGCAATGGCCATTTCTTCAACGACATTGAGAATGCGGCGTTCATCGGCGTCGTGGGTATTTAGGTTAATCTCACGCCCACCAAGCGCTTCAGCGACTGCCCGGCCACCACCACTTAGCTGACGCTGTTTGAATAGACCGCCCAGTACCACAACAGCCAGCACCCCGATAGCCACACCAGCAACTAGCTGGAATGAGAGCGCGGACCACATTCCCTGCGCCGAAAGACTGGGTTGTTCTGCGCCATCCATCAGATGCAAGGCGATGGCAACGACCAATGTCGTTACGATAACCAACGCCAGCACTGCAAGTACCAGCAAGATAACCAGATGCCAGGTTCTGCGCCGAGCGTGTTCCTGAGCTGTGAAAAAATCCATGTAATCCAGGCTCCTACGCCATAACTTAGAACGACACTTTGGGTGCCACCTGGATCTGGGCGCTGTCTTCAAACTCTAACAGCGAAGCATCTTGGCCATGCCCAAACATGCCCGCCACCGCCACGGGGGGGAAGCTCTGCCGATAAGTGTTGTAGTGCATCACCGCATCATTAAATGACTGACGTGCAAAAGCCACCTTGTTTTCCGTGCTGGTGAGTTCTTCTGACAACTGCATCATATTTTGCGAAGCTTTTAGGTCTGGGTAAGCTTCCATGACGACATTGAGCCGTCCCATCGCTTGAGTTAGTGCACCCTCAGCACCACCAAGATCAGCAATCGCCTTGGCGCTACCAGGGTTCGCCGCCGCCGCTTTAAGTCCGGCCACTGCCGTGTTGCGAGCCTCAATGACTGACTGCAGCGTTTCCCGCTCATGGCTCAGATAGCCTTTGGCGGTCTCTACCAGGTTAGGAATTAGGTCATGCCGCCGCTTAAGTTGTACTTCAATCTGGGCAAAGGCATTCTCAAAGCGATTTTTCAACGAAACAAGACGGTTGTAGATTCCGATAACGTAAAACGCGATAACGGCGGCGACTACCAAAACGACAATGAGTGTCAGCATTAGGGTCCATCCTTAGTGTTAGCTGTAGTTAGCAGAAAATTGCTAGCAGAAAATTGCTAGCGGAAAAATAATAGCATTTGAGATTCTTATGCGTATTAACGGAAACGCGCATTTGGCCGCACTACAAACTTGCTGCCAGCCATTCGATCGGCCTTGCAAACTCATCACCTCTTAAAAGCGCTGCCTAAATCTCTGCAGTGTTGATTTTTTTCATTTGCATCACGTCGAGCCACCTATTAATTGAACTTACCAAGTTTCACTGGTCCCTGGCGGCCCCATATCGATCTGGATATCAGGCGCAATATCGACGACGCCTTCGATCTTTTTTAGTCGCTCAGCGGTGTCGTTGTCTGCTGATCCGGTAATACAGCCAATTTCCTCAAGCACATCCCGAATGGTTAACCCTTCAGCACTAAGCTGAGTAGCTATTTCATTAATCGGCTGATCGCTTGAAATCGTCACTATCCAGAGCTCTATATTGGCCATCGATCTTACCTTCGAAGTTTGCGCTCTAGGCAGGCCATTTGGAGTGCCTGCCTAGAGACAATCTGCCATATCAAGGTGCTTGTACCAACCCAGCGCCTACTCGGCTGTCGTCAAACGGCAAGCGCCGCGCTGAAGCCAATAGTTGCTCCCAAAGCTTCATTCCTCGCAGAGAGGAGTCGGACTCTGCCCAGAGTGCAGCACAACCCGCCACGTGAGGCGCGGCCATACTAGTACCACTAATGGTTTTGTAGTGAACTGGCCGAGGCCATGACGAAAAAACATCCCCCCCAGGCGCTGCAATTTCAACCTTGCCCGCGTTAGAAAAGCTAGAAGGCTTCAGGTTGGCGTCAAGCGATGCAACGGACATAATGGTGGGTGAGTTAGCCGGAGCGCCAGTGTTGGCAGAGGAATTGCCAGCGGCAGCGATAATCAGGCAGCCATTGCGCAGCGCCGCTGCGCCAGCGTGCGTGTAGGCGGCTTGCACAGGGCTTTGACTGCCAAGCGACATTGAGATCACTTCGCACCGATTAGCAATTGCCCAATTCATTCCCGCCAGCACCCCTGCCCCAGTACTGCTGCCTGAGTTGGTGAGCACCTTGCCGACCAGTACTTGAGAGCCAAACGCTATGCCGTAGCGCAACGGGTTTCCGGAAGGTATTTGAGGACCACAGGCCGTACCAATACAGTGCGTTCCGTGGCCATTGATATCATGGACTGGCTCCCCAACGAATGAGCGGGTCTTGAACTCCCTGCCCTCAAAATCCGGGTGACCAAGATCCATCCCGGTGTCCAACACGGCGACTTTTATGCCAGCACCACTCCAACTGCTTTGCAAAACCTGGCATTGGGCCAATCCCCAAGTCGCCTCGCGCTCACTAGATTCAAGATCCCTTTCGCTTTCACTCTGTTCAATGTCAGCACCAAGGTCTCGAGCGATAACGCTGGCTGCCCGCAGAAAGCCTCGGAGGTATTCAGAACTTTCTGAGAACGCAAAATACTCGGGCTCAATAATCTCTATGGGGCTCTCTGCTGATATCTCGTCGTGAATACTCATCCCATGCAGCTGTAACGCATCGCCACCAACGAGCGCAACGCCAAGTTCAGGAAACACCATCGCCTCTGCATCTCCGGCATCTTCCAGGCTAACCGCTTGATCGGTGAAATCGCGCGCATCAGCGACTCGGAAGTTTTGCGCCTTTAGCGATTTAATGCCTTCTTCTACACGCCCGTCGCGATAGCTAATCAGAAATCGCCCAGTTTCCAGGCAACTACCGCCACGCTCCAAGGCTGCCAACAGCAGTTTTTCGGCACCGCACGACACAGAGGCGCGTGGCTCTATTGCTGGTGTGCTACCGTTTGGGTTACCTGTCGGTTTTTTCGCCATCGTAGACATCCTTTTCGTTTAGCTATTAAGCGATAGGGCGCAGGTGCTTTTCCAATATCCCAATGCACTAGAAAGCATGCGTACCTAGAGCACCCACATTTTCAGCTTAACGCACCTGAAGTGCTTCGCCAGATGGATTTGAAAGGATGAAGTACGATGATTAATGGTTAATGGACGTAGGGATGGTTTCATCGTCGCGAAGTGTTAACACTTCGAAACCGGATGAGGTGACCGCAATCGTGTGCTCCCACTGTGCAGACAACTTCTTGTCACTGGTAACCACTGTCCAGCCATCTTTCTTGGTTTTTATCTTGGCTTTCCCCTGGTTAACCATCGGCTCTATGGTAAATACCATACCCTCTTGTAAAACCAGCCCTTTGCCCTTCTTCCCATAATGCAACACCTGGGGCTCTTCGTGCATTTCTCGGCCAATTCCATGCCCACAATACTCACGAACGATAGAGTAGCCCTGTTTTTCAGCATATTGCTGAATCGCGTGACCTACATCACCTAACGTTGCGCCAGGCTTAACCGCTTGTATCCCTTGCCACATGGACTCGTAGGTTTTATCGACCAGTCGCTTGGCATAGGGCTTTACATCTCCAAGAAGGTACATCTTGCTTGAATCTGCGATAAACCCGCCCTTCTCTAAGGTAATATCGACATTAACGATATCGCCTGACTTAAGTTTTTGCGTTTCAGATGGAATACCATGACAAACCACATGGTTGACTGACGCGTTCAACACATACTGGTAGCCATACTGCCCCTTGCTGGCAGGACGAGCCTGTAACTGGTCAACGATATAACGCTCGGCCCAATGATTAATATCCATCGTGGAGATGCCGGGCACTATTTGTTTATCGAGATAACTGAAAACTGATGCGAGTAGCCGCCCGGCCTCGCGCATTACGCGCAGTTCCTCTGCACTTTTCAGCGTTACCTTAGCCACCAATCACCTTCCTTAAATCAACATCGGCTTGCTGCATTTGGTCACGCATAATTTCAGAGAAGGTCATGCTCGGATTAGCCTCCGCGAGCATCCCTACTTTTATCCAATATTCAGCCTGCGCATTAATGGAACGCACCATCACCGAACTCGCCTTGCGCACATCTTCGTGTAGCCGGTCATTAATTTTCACGATCCCCATAGCGCTCTCTCAAAACATACGAAATGAATATAAAACATATACGAATCATATATCATCAACCATTGAGCAACAAGCTTCCCTGCCATTAGCGCAGCATGCCTCACCAATGTATAGCGCTTGGTTAGCCGGGTTCGAAGCAGGATCTGAAAAAACTAACGGACGTGTGCATTTGGCCGCACAACAAACCAGCTAGCCAGCACCAAGCTCCCAAACAGGGTATAAACCACGATAAATACCCATTCCGGCAACGTGAAATAGAGCAGGCTCTGCAGCCAATATTGAATAAAAGAACCCGCATAAGTGCCCGCCCCAGCCTTGGCCCGCAGCGCCATTTCCCACGTGGTTAACGGGCATACAATACCAAGCCATGCCTGCACGACCACATAACCAATGGCACACAGATGAATGATTCGGAATGTCCGGTGTCGCACCCACTGCCATTGCAGAAAATACCCTACATAGATAGCCACCAAGCTAAAGACGACAAACGCCACAAACAGCACATGGAGAACCAGTACCGAATCCGCCAGAAGCAAGAGTAACGTTTGTTGAGTCATAGTCATCTAGGTCATCCTCAAAAAGTGATCAACCTCCCTATCGACAAATGGCTAATTAAATTAGCCGATATTGAATAACGAACCCATGTACGCTGTGACCTGTATCATCGACTGTGGCCATAAGCCTGTCGTTATTACACTGACGCCGCTCTCTTTTAAACAACAATCAATAGCATCAAGGAGTTATTAATGACCACACTTGTCACACTACGTGAACTTTCAGGGCTTGAGCTCACCCCTAGCAAACTTTCTGAGTCTGCATTAATCCTTATCGATTGCCAAAATACCTACCGGGAAGGCGTCATGCAGTTAGAAGGCGTGGAAGAAGCCCTGGTAGAAGCCAAAAAACTCCTTGAAAAAGCGCGCGAGGCTGGTACTCCGATCATTCATATTCAGCATAATAGCGGGGAAGGATCGCCTTACGATATTAATGCGCCCATTGGACAGATCGCAGATATAGTAAAGCCGATAGACGGCGAGCCGGTTATCACTAAAGCGTTTCCCAACGCCTTCGTTCAGACCGATCTTGAAGCACAGTTGAAAAAGGTCGGCTGCAACAAACTGGTGCTAGCTGGTTTCATGACCCATATGTGTGTTAACTCCACTGCCCACGGTGCATTCAACCTTGGGTTTGACGTGACAGTAGTTGCCAGTGCGACCGCTACCCGCTCGCTTCAAGCTGACCAAGGCAAGACGTTGTCAGCTAAAGCGGTTCATGAGGGGGCGTTAGCGTCAACGCGAGATCTGTATGCCGCAGTGGTGGATACCGTCGACGACCTCCCCGTTTAATAAGCGGGGAGATCGTTTAACTTGATGCGCGGCGAGGAGGAATTGTTATAGCGCCTAACTTGTTAGGGCGTTTGCGCTTCGTCGCGTATCACTCTGAGCGAAGTGATTTCAATGGTAAGCGCATCACGCGTTTTTTCTAAGTCACTTACCTGCTCACTGACCGCGGCAAGCTGGGTATTGGCCTCTTCAAGTTCAGTGTTGAGCGCCTCAAGGTCTT is part of the Halomonas sp. GT genome and harbors:
- a CDS encoding DNA topoisomerase III; the protein is MRLIIAEKPSLARAIADALPDSAKRQDGAMICGDTTVTWCLGHLLEQAPPEAYDPADKQWRLDRLPIVPQQWKLMPRPKARGQLAVIRKLIKQATSVVHAGDPDREGQLLVQEVIEYMKYRGPVQRLLISDLNKPAVSRALAKLRSNMEYQPLFQAAQARSRADWLYGINLTRAWTLTGRQAGHDGVLSVGRVQTPVLGLIVRRDNAIRDFKPHPFYPLWVDLQVAQGQLRAWWAPKEHQPLDEQGRLIDRTPADALAAQLPGARGTLTTLDQQEKRQAPPLPYSLSALQVDAARRHGLSAQMVLDICQRLYEQHKLITYPRSDCRYLPEEHLALAQRSLSSACQNDDTLRQWLGGADFTLRSKAWNDKQVGAHHALAPTGKPADFSQLSATEGHVFRLIVRNVMAQFYRPLRTFEVKAEFTLLDEAFRARGQSILDHGWKPLFTTRDETPPLPPLTQGEACPALGAGVEEKETRPPEPFTDASLIKAMMNIGRYVDDPNVRRTLRDTDGLGTEATRAGIIETLVQRGYLVRQQKALRATKLGCALIAALPSAVSTPERTALWEQRLRAISEQQDDPGAFQQALLDDLRGLLTHSDAAKLRHSLQTAQGEDTSPAKRGTKTRKSYTKRKSTAGRTSTTDRKSTTGRRSTTAKKKTS
- a CDS encoding VOC family protein yields the protein MKSITTSLMFVGAQAGKAEEAIKLYTSVFANSKIIDIQHHETSEYEPAGTVKAAWFTINNTTFMAMDSHLDHQFSFTPSISLRVECESEREIEEAFRALGEGGTELMPLANYGFSEKFGWLNDRYGVSWQLNLSN
- a CDS encoding M48 family metallopeptidase — translated: MDFFTAQEHARRRTWHLVILLVLAVLALVIVTTLVVAIALHLMDGAEQPSLSAQGMWSALSFQLVAGVAIGVLAVVVLGGLFKQRQLSGGGRAVAEALGGREINLNTHDADERRILNVVEEMAIASGTPVPSVYVVEEEGINAFAAGYQTTDAVIGITRGTIRNLTRDELQGVVAHEFSHILYGDMRLNIRLVSILHGILLIGLLGGILLRSMRYRRAGGNKRNNSAAVILGLGAALMVVGYAGTFFGNLIKSAVSRQREYLADASAVQFTRNPYGIGNALVKIGSHSQGSYLKAPQAAEFSHLFFGQGIKLGFTRMMATHPPLKNRIQRVMPDWDGRFEVRWPPRHTDHDALGSVDNEDDSEGGSDDRSDAKLSRGTLTAVLTAASAQTAINAIGQPSQRHLAQARATLEALPERIKTAAHEPYTARALIYALLLSDEQPVREQQLEALQQIALPDVYRVLIDIGPEVLRLEVALRLPLVELALPALKSLSVEQSQHFRLCMERLINADGHVSLFEWTLYQLLLNNLGEKNSGLAHLKLGDLQRECQRLLSVLAAAGQDNPDEISAAINAAESELPFALSAIDEVSDMRALSLAVERLRRLKPLQKPVLLQAMARCIEHSGHIRPAEAELFRVMADILDCPMPPLLSDET
- a CDS encoding LemA family protein, with product MLTLIVVLVVAAVIAFYVIGIYNRLVSLKNRFENAFAQIEVQLKRRHDLIPNLVETAKGYLSHERETLQSVIEARNTAVAGLKAAAANPGSAKAIADLGGAEGALTQAMGRLNVVMEAYPDLKASQNMMQLSEELTSTENKVAFARQSFNDAVMHYNTYRQSFPPVAVAGMFGHGQDASLLEFEDSAQIQVAPKVSF
- a CDS encoding S8 family serine peptidase — translated: MAKKPTGNPNGSTPAIEPRASVSCGAEKLLLAALERGGSCLETGRFLISYRDGRVEEGIKSLKAQNFRVADARDFTDQAVSLEDAGDAEAMVFPELGVALVGGDALQLHGMSIHDEISAESPIEIIEPEYFAFSESSEYLRGFLRAASVIARDLGADIEQSESERDLESSEREATWGLAQCQVLQSSWSGAGIKVAVLDTGMDLGHPDFEGREFKTRSFVGEPVHDINGHGTHCIGTACGPQIPSGNPLRYGIAFGSQVLVGKVLTNSGSSTGAGVLAGMNWAIANRCEVISMSLGSQSPVQAAYTHAGAAALRNGCLIIAAAGNSSANTGAPANSPTIMSVASLDANLKPSSFSNAGKVEIAAPGGDVFSSWPRPVHYKTISGTSMAAPHVAGCAALWAESDSSLRGMKLWEQLLASARRLPFDDSRVGAGLVQAP
- the map gene encoding type I methionyl aminopeptidase, translated to MAKVTLKSAEELRVMREAGRLLASVFSYLDKQIVPGISTMDINHWAERYIVDQLQARPASKGQYGYQYVLNASVNHVVCHGIPSETQKLKSGDIVNVDITLEKGGFIADSSKMYLLGDVKPYAKRLVDKTYESMWQGIQAVKPGATLGDVGHAIQQYAEKQGYSIVREYCGHGIGREMHEEPQVLHYGKKGKGLVLQEGMVFTIEPMVNQGKAKIKTKKDGWTVVTSDKKLSAQWEHTIAVTSSGFEVLTLRDDETIPTSINH
- a CDS encoding ParD-like family protein, coding for MGIVKINDRLHEDVRKASSVMVRSINAQAEYWIKVGMLAEANPSMTFSEIMRDQMQQADVDLRKVIGG
- a CDS encoding DUF2784 domain-containing protein, yielding MTMTQQTLLLLLADSVLVLHVLFVAFVVFSLVAIYVGYFLQWQWVRHRTFRIIHLCAIGYVVVQAWLGIVCPLTTWEMALRAKAGAGTYAGSFIQYWLQSLLYFTLPEWVFIVVYTLFGSLVLASWFVVRPNAHVR
- a CDS encoding cysteine hydrolase family protein, with the translated sequence MTTLVTLRELSGLELTPSKLSESALILIDCQNTYREGVMQLEGVEEALVEAKKLLEKAREAGTPIIHIQHNSGEGSPYDINAPIGQIADIVKPIDGEPVITKAFPNAFVQTDLEAQLKKVGCNKLVLAGFMTHMCVNSTAHGAFNLGFDVTVVASATATRSLQADQGKTLSAKAVHEGALASTRDLYAAVVDTVDDLPV